In a single window of the Streptosporangiales bacterium genome:
- a CDS encoding DNA topoisomerase 4 subunit A: protein MPRRRSSTPPPPEDFEERIVDIDVSSEMRESYLEYAYSVIYSRALPDARDGLKPVQRRILYQMREMGLRPDRGHVKCGRVVGDVMGKLHPHGDSAIYDTLVRMAQAFTMRLPLVDGHGNFGSLDDGPAAYRYTECRPAEPAAAMTDDLDEDVVDFRPNYDGQLTEPEVLPAAIPNLLVNGAAGIAVGMATNMPPHNLGEVVAACRHLIDHPDATLDDLMRFVPGPDLPSGGKIVGLDGIREAYESGRGTFRMRATARVDNVTPRRKGIVVTELPLSVGPEKVKERIGDLVRSKRLAGIHDVQDYTDRTQGMRLVIEIKGGFNPDAVLEQLYRHTQLEDSYGINNVTLVDGQPRTLGLRDMIQVFVEHRFDVVRRRTAFRRTKREERLHLVDGLLVALLDIDEVIQVIRGSDNTAAAKERLMQIFDLSEIQVQYILDTPLRRLTRFDRLELEKEGEDLRREIAELTAILESEDELRRVVSTELADVAKRYATPRRTVLLESAGQPAATTPLEVTDDPCLVLLSSTGLLARTTTTDPLPREGGRAKHDVLTSCVTATARGEVGAVTNDGRLVRISVVDLPALPPSASTPSLSGGAPLREFVSLERRERVVGLTSLVGGGAGLAVGTAQGIVKRVSPDYPGNRDGFDVISLKDGDHVVGVVDLASDDAELCFVTSDAQVLHFPASGVRPQGRAAGGIAGVRLSPSAKVSWFGAIEPGTDAVVVTIAGPSDALPGTVPGAAKVTPFDEYPAKGRGTGGVRCHRFLKGEDTLLVGWAGAAPPRAAAASGVAVDLPTEHGRRDGSGTALKNAVAAIG from the coding sequence ATGCCACGTCGTCGTTCGAGCACCCCACCCCCACCGGAGGACTTCGAGGAGCGGATCGTCGACATCGACGTCTCCTCGGAGATGCGCGAGAGCTACCTCGAGTACGCGTACTCGGTGATCTACTCCCGCGCGCTCCCCGACGCCCGCGACGGTCTCAAGCCGGTGCAGCGGCGCATCCTCTACCAGATGCGCGAGATGGGCCTGCGTCCCGACCGCGGCCACGTCAAGTGCGGACGCGTCGTCGGCGACGTCATGGGCAAGCTGCACCCGCACGGCGACTCCGCCATCTACGACACCCTCGTCCGCATGGCGCAGGCGTTCACGATGCGGCTGCCGCTGGTCGACGGGCACGGCAACTTCGGCTCACTCGACGACGGACCCGCGGCGTACAGGTACACGGAGTGCCGCCCGGCCGAGCCCGCGGCCGCCATGACCGACGACCTCGACGAGGACGTCGTCGACTTCCGGCCGAACTACGACGGCCAGCTCACCGAGCCCGAGGTACTGCCCGCGGCCATCCCCAACCTGCTCGTCAACGGCGCCGCCGGGATCGCGGTCGGCATGGCCACGAACATGCCGCCGCACAACCTCGGCGAGGTCGTCGCCGCGTGCCGGCACCTGATCGACCATCCCGACGCCACCCTCGACGACCTGATGCGTTTCGTGCCGGGACCCGACCTGCCGTCCGGCGGCAAGATCGTCGGGCTCGACGGCATCCGCGAAGCGTACGAGTCCGGCCGCGGCACGTTCCGCATGCGCGCGACGGCACGGGTCGACAACGTCACGCCACGACGGAAGGGCATCGTCGTGACCGAGCTGCCGCTGTCGGTCGGACCGGAGAAGGTCAAGGAACGCATCGGCGACCTCGTCCGCTCCAAGCGACTGGCCGGCATCCACGACGTGCAGGACTACACCGACCGCACGCAGGGGATGCGCCTGGTCATCGAGATCAAGGGCGGCTTCAACCCCGACGCGGTGCTCGAGCAGCTCTACCGGCACACCCAGCTCGAGGACTCGTACGGCATCAACAACGTCACGCTCGTCGACGGCCAGCCGCGCACCCTCGGGCTGCGCGACATGATCCAGGTGTTCGTCGAGCACCGCTTCGACGTCGTCCGCAGGCGCACCGCGTTCCGGCGCACCAAGCGCGAGGAACGGCTGCACCTCGTCGACGGCCTGCTCGTCGCACTGCTCGACATCGACGAGGTCATCCAGGTGATCCGCGGCAGCGACAACACCGCGGCCGCCAAGGAGCGCCTGATGCAGATCTTCGACCTCTCCGAGATCCAGGTGCAGTACATCCTCGACACGCCGCTGCGCCGGCTCACCAGGTTCGACCGACTGGAGCTGGAGAAGGAGGGCGAGGACCTCAGGCGCGAGATTGCCGAGCTGACCGCCATCCTCGAGTCCGAGGACGAGCTGCGACGCGTGGTCTCGACCGAGCTCGCCGACGTCGCCAAGCGGTACGCCACCCCCCGGCGCACGGTGCTCCTCGAGTCGGCGGGCCAGCCGGCCGCGACCACCCCGCTCGAGGTCACCGACGACCCGTGCCTGGTCCTGCTGTCGTCCACGGGCCTGCTCGCCCGCACCACCACCACCGACCCGCTGCCCCGCGAGGGTGGGCGCGCGAAGCACGACGTGCTCACCTCGTGCGTCACCGCGACCGCACGCGGCGAGGTGGGCGCGGTGACCAACGACGGCCGCCTGGTCAGGATCTCGGTCGTCGACCTGCCCGCGCTGCCTCCGTCGGCGAGCACCCCCAGCCTGTCCGGCGGGGCACCGCTGCGCGAGTTCGTGTCCCTCGAACGCCGCGAGCGCGTCGTCGGTCTCACGTCACTCGTCGGCGGAGGCGCGGGGCTCGCCGTCGGCACGGCGCAGGGCATCGTCAAGCGGGTCTCCCCCGACTACCCCGGCAACCGCGACGGATTCGACGTGATCTCGCTCAAGGACGGCGACCACGTCGTCGGCGTCGTCGATCTCGCGAGTGACGACGCCGAGCTGTGCTTCGTCACCAGCGACGCGCAGGTCCTCCACTTCCCCGCGTCCGGTGTCCGTCCGCAGGGACGCGCGGCCGGCGGCATCGCGGGCGTCCGCCTTTCCCCGTCGGCGAAGGTCAGCTGGTTCGGCGCGATCGAGCCGGGCACCGACGCCGTCGTGGTGACCATCGCCGGTCCGTCCGACGCCCTGCCGGGCACGGTTCCAGGCGCGGCGAAGGTGACGCCGTTCGACGAGTACCCCGCCAAGGGGCGCGGCACCGGAGGCGTCCGGTGCCACCGCTTCCTCAAGGGCGAGGACACGCTGCTCGTGGGGTGGGCGGGTGCTGCGCCGCCACGCGCGGCCGCCGCGTCGGGCGTCGCGGTCGACCTCCCCACCGAGCACGGCCGCCGCGACGGCTCCGGCACGGCGCTGAAGAACGCCGTCGCCGCCATCGGCTGA
- a CDS encoding substrate-binding domain-containing protein, whose amino-acid sequence MATSKGRLRAFLALVVGATLALSACGGATQSGEEANKSQTKEAKTSGKIAFLLPENKTARYEAADRPGFVNRMKEICPDCTIDYKNANQQADLQQQQADAALTNGADVLVIDPVDSEAAAKIVDKAKGQNVPVLSYERLILNSEPDWYISFDNVKVGEEQATSLLAKLDDLGTTKKGEIVMINGSPTDNNAKLFKQGAHSVLDGKVKIGKEYDTPEWSPDNAQKQMDQAITALGKDKIVGVYAANDGTAGGAIAAMKKAGFDLGQVPVTGQDAEVAGLQRVVAGEQYMTIYKPIMDEAAKAADIAYDLLQQKTPEKQADTENGGKAKIPSTFLPVKAVTVDNLQDTVLADKWISYKDLCAGQYAADCKKAGIKDAA is encoded by the coding sequence ATGGCCACATCGAAGGGCCGCCTACGCGCGTTCCTCGCACTCGTCGTGGGCGCGACACTCGCGCTGAGCGCGTGCGGCGGGGCGACACAGAGCGGTGAGGAGGCGAACAAGAGCCAGACCAAGGAGGCGAAGACCTCCGGCAAGATCGCGTTCCTCCTCCCCGAGAACAAGACGGCGCGCTACGAGGCCGCCGACCGTCCTGGCTTCGTCAACCGGATGAAGGAGATCTGCCCCGACTGCACGATCGACTACAAGAACGCCAACCAGCAGGCCGACCTCCAGCAGCAGCAGGCTGACGCCGCGCTGACCAACGGCGCCGACGTCCTCGTCATCGACCCCGTCGACAGCGAGGCCGCCGCGAAGATCGTCGACAAGGCCAAGGGCCAGAACGTCCCGGTGCTGTCGTACGAGCGCCTCATCCTCAACTCCGAGCCGGACTGGTACATCTCGTTCGACAACGTCAAGGTCGGCGAGGAGCAGGCCACGTCGTTGCTGGCCAAGCTCGATGACCTCGGCACGACGAAGAAGGGCGAGATCGTGATGATCAACGGCTCGCCCACCGACAACAACGCCAAGCTGTTCAAGCAGGGCGCGCACTCCGTCCTCGACGGCAAGGTGAAGATCGGCAAGGAGTACGACACGCCCGAGTGGAGCCCGGACAACGCCCAGAAGCAGATGGACCAGGCGATCACCGCGCTCGGCAAGGACAAGATCGTCGGCGTCTACGCCGCCAACGACGGCACCGCGGGTGGTGCGATCGCCGCCATGAAGAAGGCGGGCTTCGACCTGGGCCAGGTGCCGGTCACCGGCCAGGACGCCGAGGTCGCCGGGCTGCAGCGCGTCGTCGCGGGCGAGCAGTACATGACGATCTACAAGCCGATCATGGACGAGGCCGCGAAGGCCGCCGACATCGCGTACGACCTGCTCCAGCAGAAGACGCCGGAGAAGCAGGCCGACACCGAGAACGGCGGCAAGGCCAAGATCCCGTCGACGTTCCTGCCGGTGAAGGCCGTCACGGTCGACAACCTGCAGGACACCGTCCTCGCGGACAAGTGGATCAGCTACAAGGACCTGTGCGCAGGCCAGTACGCAGCGGACTGCAAGAAGGCCGGTATCAAGGACGCGGCCTGA
- a CDS encoding LacI family DNA-binding transcriptional regulator — translation MADVARLAGVSLKTVSRVVNDEAGVHTATTTRVREAIDELNYRRNHGASLLRRGAGTTSIGLVVEDLADPFYSAVAAGVEQTARLRGHLLFTGSGEADETRARDIALTFCARQVDGLIVVPAKDDHSWLQPEVDRGIPVVFVDRPVTGCTGDEVVVDNRGGIRAAVSHLVGHGHRRIAFLGDDPEFWTAQQRCDAYRKAMASRRLSVRDLVAMGPHEHFALADRMRTWLDQDDPVTALIAGNNRISTVLLRVLATLGRRDLALVSFDDFELADILDPPVTVIAQDPQKIGQEAATALFARIEGAHGAPRQLVLPTRLVPRGSGELPPWNRHDLR, via the coding sequence ATGGCCGACGTGGCGCGCCTCGCCGGTGTGTCGCTCAAGACCGTGTCCCGGGTCGTCAACGACGAGGCCGGCGTGCACACGGCGACCACGACCCGCGTACGCGAGGCGATCGACGAGCTCAACTACCGGCGCAACCACGGGGCCAGCCTGCTGCGCCGCGGCGCGGGCACGACGAGCATCGGGCTCGTCGTCGAAGACCTCGCCGACCCCTTCTACTCGGCAGTGGCGGCCGGCGTCGAGCAGACGGCGCGGCTGCGCGGCCACCTGCTGTTCACCGGGTCGGGCGAGGCCGACGAGACGCGTGCCCGCGACATCGCGCTGACGTTCTGCGCGCGCCAGGTCGACGGCCTCATCGTCGTCCCGGCGAAGGACGACCACAGCTGGCTGCAGCCCGAGGTCGACCGCGGCATCCCCGTGGTCTTCGTCGACCGGCCCGTCACGGGCTGCACCGGTGACGAGGTCGTCGTCGACAACCGCGGCGGTATCAGGGCCGCCGTCTCGCACCTCGTCGGTCACGGCCATCGGCGGATCGCGTTCCTCGGTGACGACCCCGAGTTCTGGACCGCCCAGCAGCGGTGCGACGCGTACCGCAAGGCCATGGCGTCCCGCCGCCTGTCCGTACGCGACCTCGTCGCCATGGGACCCCACGAGCACTTCGCGCTCGCCGACCGCATGCGCACCTGGCTGGACCAGGACGATCCGGTCACCGCGCTCATCGCGGGGAACAACAGGATCAGCACGGTGCTGCTCCGCGTGCTCGCCACCCTCGGCCGCCGCGACCTCGCGCTGGTGAGCTTCGACGACTTCGAGCTCGCGGATATCCTCGACCCGCCCGTCACGGTCATCGCGCAGGATCCGCAGAAGATCGGCCAGGAGGCCGCCACCGCGCTCTTCGCCCGCATCGAGGGCGCGCACGGCGCGCCCCGCCAGCTGGTGCTGCCCACCCGCCTCGTCCCGCGCGGCTCGGGTGAGCTCCCACCATGGAACCGGCACGACCTCAGGTAA
- a CDS encoding ATP-binding cassette domain-containing protein, translating into MDEPVLRLRGASKRFGAVQALQGVDLDVHAGEVIALVGDNGAGKSTLIKGIAGVQPFDGGTIEVGGRAARITSPQQATALGVATIYQDLALCDNLDVVANLFLGHEPLHLARLDETSMEKRAHGLLAQLSVRIPSVRTRVASLSGGQRQSVAIARSLIGEPTVVLLDEPTAALGVEQTAQVLQLVTRLRERGLAVLLISHNLADVFAVSDRIEVLRLGANGGSFRTAEARNEDVVAAITGATEERLGQALAEAKAAHAETAHAETVGEADR; encoded by the coding sequence GTGGACGAACCCGTCTTGCGGCTGCGAGGCGCCAGCAAGCGCTTCGGCGCCGTCCAGGCGTTGCAGGGTGTCGATCTCGACGTCCATGCCGGCGAGGTGATCGCGCTCGTGGGCGACAACGGTGCCGGCAAGTCCACCCTGATCAAGGGGATCGCCGGCGTCCAGCCGTTCGACGGCGGCACGATCGAGGTGGGCGGCCGGGCCGCGCGGATCACCAGCCCGCAGCAGGCGACCGCGCTCGGCGTCGCCACGATCTACCAGGACCTCGCGTTGTGCGACAACCTCGACGTCGTCGCCAACCTCTTCCTCGGGCACGAACCACTCCACCTGGCCAGGCTCGACGAGACGTCGATGGAGAAGCGGGCCCACGGCCTGCTGGCCCAGCTGTCCGTCCGCATCCCCTCGGTACGCACCCGCGTCGCGTCGCTCTCCGGAGGTCAGCGGCAGTCGGTCGCGATCGCGAGGTCGCTCATCGGCGAGCCCACGGTCGTCCTGCTCGACGAGCCCACCGCGGCACTCGGTGTCGAGCAGACGGCGCAGGTGCTGCAGCTCGTCACGCGGCTGCGCGAGCGCGGTCTCGCCGTGCTGCTGATCAGCCACAACCTCGCCGACGTGTTCGCCGTCTCCGACCGCATCGAGGTGCTGCGGCTGGGCGCCAACGGCGGCTCGTTCCGTACGGCCGAGGCGCGCAACGAGGACGTCGTCGCCGCGATCACCGGCGCCACCGAGGAACGGCTGGGCCAGGCGCTCGCCGAGGCCAAGGCCGCGCATGCCGAGACCGCGCATGCCGAGACCGTGGGAGAGGCGGACCGATGA
- a CDS encoding sugar ABC transporter permease produces MSTVERDPRLVKPDNSLGGHLSATGRRIAGGELGSLPVIIGLILTWIVFMILNDRFLSALNLTNLMLQIAATGTIAVGVTFVLLLGEIDLSVGSVSGVTSAVLAVLVTRAGWGDWAAVAFAVLVGVVIGLLHGTMFTKLRMPAFVVTLAGLIGWQGLQLYVLGQGGSINLPDGPVTNLTDQFFVPSYGWGFAALCVAGFAAVQFTRRHARTRAGLPTSSIALPILQVVGLAVVLAVIVAVLNADRGVPMVIIVYLVIIAVCAFILRRTTFGRHLFAVGGNIEAARRAGIRVDGIRIAAFTISSGLAAVGGIFAASRLTAVTQSTGSGEVLLYAIAAAVIGGTSLFGGRGSVWSALLGMLVIGSISNGLDLLSVSAAVKFMVTGLVLVVAVLLDSLSRRGQPLRR; encoded by the coding sequence ATGAGCACCGTCGAGCGCGACCCCAGACTCGTGAAGCCCGACAACAGCCTCGGCGGCCACCTGTCGGCGACCGGGCGACGCATCGCCGGCGGCGAGCTCGGCTCGCTGCCCGTGATCATCGGCCTGATCCTCACCTGGATCGTGTTCATGATCCTCAACGACCGCTTCCTCTCCGCGCTCAACCTCACCAACCTGATGCTGCAGATCGCGGCCACCGGCACGATCGCCGTCGGCGTGACGTTCGTCCTGCTGCTCGGCGAGATCGACCTGTCGGTCGGCTCGGTGAGCGGTGTCACGTCCGCGGTGCTCGCCGTGCTCGTCACCCGCGCGGGCTGGGGCGACTGGGCGGCCGTGGCGTTCGCGGTGCTCGTGGGAGTCGTCATCGGGCTCCTGCACGGCACGATGTTCACGAAGCTGCGCATGCCCGCGTTCGTCGTGACGCTGGCCGGCCTCATCGGCTGGCAGGGCCTGCAGCTGTACGTGCTCGGTCAGGGCGGGTCGATCAACCTCCCCGACGGCCCGGTCACCAACCTCACCGACCAGTTCTTCGTGCCGTCGTACGGCTGGGGCTTCGCTGCGCTGTGCGTCGCGGGCTTCGCCGCCGTGCAGTTCACCCGCCGCCACGCGCGCACGAGAGCGGGACTGCCCACCTCGAGCATCGCCCTCCCGATCCTGCAGGTGGTGGGGCTCGCCGTCGTCCTCGCGGTCATCGTGGCCGTGCTCAACGCCGACCGCGGCGTGCCGATGGTGATCATCGTCTACCTCGTCATCATCGCGGTCTGTGCCTTCATCCTGCGCCGCACGACGTTCGGCCGGCACCTGTTCGCGGTCGGCGGCAACATCGAGGCCGCGCGACGTGCCGGCATCAGGGTCGACGGCATCCGCATCGCCGCCTTCACGATCTCGTCGGGACTCGCGGCCGTCGGCGGCATCTTCGCGGCGAGCCGCCTCACCGCCGTGACGCAGAGCACCGGCAGCGGCGAGGTGCTGCTCTACGCGATCGCCGCCGCCGTCATCGGCGGCACCAGCCTGTTCGGCGGCCGTGGCAGCGTCTGGTCGGCGCTGCTGGGCATGCTCGTCATCGGCTCGATCAGCAACGGGCTCGACCTGCTGAGCGTCAGCGCGGCGGTGAAGTTCATGGTCACTGGCCTGGTGCTCGTGGTGGCCGTCCTCCTCGACTCCCTGTCCCGCCGAGGCCAACCGCTGCGCCGCTAG
- a CDS encoding rhomboid family intramembrane serine protease → MDHGTARRTRLSQHWTDRAPGALLVVGVSLGLLWALEIVDTVLGGRLDGYGIHPRDLGGLDGLLFAPFLHAGFEHLIANSTSYAVLAFATYLVVNAARFLGVVVITALTSGLGAWFLGSPGTVVVGASGVIFGLLGFLLVRGLFVRSVGSIAVSVVVLLLYGGMLSGVLPGMPYVSWQGHLFGFLGGVLAAWLMRRRSRESAVVR, encoded by the coding sequence ATGGACCACGGCACCGCTCGTCGCACCCGTCTCAGTCAGCACTGGACGGACCGCGCCCCGGGTGCCCTGCTGGTCGTCGGCGTCTCGCTCGGCCTGCTCTGGGCGCTGGAGATCGTCGACACCGTGCTCGGGGGCAGGCTGGACGGCTACGGCATCCACCCCCGCGACCTGGGCGGGCTCGACGGCCTGCTCTTCGCCCCGTTCCTGCACGCCGGGTTCGAGCACCTCATCGCCAACAGCACGTCGTACGCGGTGCTCGCGTTCGCCACGTACCTCGTCGTCAACGCGGCACGCTTCCTCGGGGTCGTCGTGATCACCGCCCTCACCAGTGGCCTCGGTGCGTGGTTCCTGGGTAGTCCGGGCACCGTGGTGGTCGGTGCGAGCGGGGTCATCTTCGGCCTGCTCGGCTTCCTCCTCGTCCGCGGGCTGTTCGTCCGCAGCGTCGGGTCGATCGCCGTGAGCGTCGTCGTGCTCCTGCTGTACGGCGGCATGCTCAGCGGCGTCCTGCCGGGCATGCCGTACGTCTCGTGGCAGGGGCACCTGTTCGGCTTCCTCGGTGGGGTGCTCGCCGCGTGGCTGATGCGGCGCCGCAGCCGTGAGAGCGCCGTTGTCCGCTGA